One genomic segment of Diceros bicornis minor isolate mBicDic1 chromosome 13, mDicBic1.mat.cur, whole genome shotgun sequence includes these proteins:
- the ARTN gene encoding artemin isoform X1, with product MEPGPGGPSELPHWPRRRRQPALWPTLAALALLSSVAEASLGPAPRSPATREGPAPAAAPPTGHLPGGRAARVCGGRAPRPPPQPPRPAPPPPAPCRGDRAVRAGARGGHGSRGSRARAAGARGCRLRSQLVPVRALGLGHRSDELVRFRFCSGSCRRARSPHDLSLASLLGAGALRPPPGSRPVSQPCCRPTRYEAVSFMDVNSTWRTVERLSATACGCLG from the exons ATGGAGCCTGGACCTGGAGGCCCTTCAGAGCTGCCCCACTGGCCGCGGCGTAGGCGGCAG CCTGCCCTGTGGCCAACCCTGGCCGCTCTGGCCCTGCTGAGCAGCGTTGCCGAGGCTTCCCTGGGCCCCGCGCCCCGCAGCCCGGCTACCCGCGAAGGCCCCGCGCCCGCCGCGGCGCCCCCCACCGGCCACCTGCCGG GGGGCCGCGCGGCCCGTGTGTGCGGCGGAAGAGCCCCGCGGCCGCCGCCCCAGCCGCCCCGGCCCGCgcccccgccgcccgcgcccTGCCGCGGGGACCGAGCAGTGCGTGCCGGGGCCCGGGGCGGCCACGGGAGCCGGGGAAGCCGCGCGCGGGCCGCGGGGGCGCGGGGCTGCCGCCTGCGCTCGCAGCTGGTGCCGGTGCGCGCGCTCGGCCTGGGCCACCGCTCCGACGAGCTGGTGCGGTTCCGCTTCTGCAGCGGCTCCTGCCGCCGCGCGCGCTCCCCGCACGACCTCAGCCTGGCCAGCCTGCTGGGCGCCGGGGCCCTCCGGCCGCCCCCGGGCTCCCGGCCCGTCAGCCAGCCCTGCTGCCGACCCACGCGCTACGAGGCAGTCTCCTTCATGGACGTCAACAGCACCTGGAGGACCGTGGAGCGCCTCTCAGCCACTGCCTGCGGCTGCCTGGGCTGA
- the ARTN gene encoding artemin isoform X2, with product MEPGPGGPSELPHWPRRRRQAPLCLSGQPALWPTLAALALLSSVAEASLGPAPRSPATREGPAPAAAPPTGHLPGGRAARVCGGRAPRPPPQPPRPAPPPPAPCRGDRAVRAGARGGHGSRGSRARAAGARGCRLRSQLVPVRALGLGHRSDELVRFRFCSGSCRRARSPHDLSLASLLGAGALRPPPGSRPVSQPCCRPTRYEAVSFMDVNSTWRTVERLSATACGCLG from the exons ATGGAGCCTGGACCTGGAGGCCCTTCAGAGCTGCCCCACTGGCCGCGGCGTAGGCGGCAG GCCCCACTTTGTCTCTCCGGGCAGCCTGCCCTGTGGCCAACCCTGGCCGCTCTGGCCCTGCTGAGCAGCGTTGCCGAGGCTTCCCTGGGCCCCGCGCCCCGCAGCCCGGCTACCCGCGAAGGCCCCGCGCCCGCCGCGGCGCCCCCCACCGGCCACCTGCCGG GGGGCCGCGCGGCCCGTGTGTGCGGCGGAAGAGCCCCGCGGCCGCCGCCCCAGCCGCCCCGGCCCGCgcccccgccgcccgcgcccTGCCGCGGGGACCGAGCAGTGCGTGCCGGGGCCCGGGGCGGCCACGGGAGCCGGGGAAGCCGCGCGCGGGCCGCGGGGGCGCGGGGCTGCCGCCTGCGCTCGCAGCTGGTGCCGGTGCGCGCGCTCGGCCTGGGCCACCGCTCCGACGAGCTGGTGCGGTTCCGCTTCTGCAGCGGCTCCTGCCGCCGCGCGCGCTCCCCGCACGACCTCAGCCTGGCCAGCCTGCTGGGCGCCGGGGCCCTCCGGCCGCCCCCGGGCTCCCGGCCCGTCAGCCAGCCCTGCTGCCGACCCACGCGCTACGAGGCAGTCTCCTTCATGGACGTCAACAGCACCTGGAGGACCGTGGAGCGCCTCTCAGCCACTGCCTGCGGCTGCCTGGGCTGA